From a single Cygnus atratus isolate AKBS03 ecotype Queensland, Australia chromosome 10, CAtr_DNAZoo_HiC_assembly, whole genome shotgun sequence genomic region:
- the RAB7A gene encoding ras-related protein Rab-7a produces the protein MTSRKKVLLKVIILGDSGVGKTSLMNQYVNKKFSNQYKATIGADFLTKEVMVDDRLVTMQIWDTAGQERFQSLGVAFYRGADCCVLVFDVTAPNTFKTLDSWRDEFLIQASPRDPENFPFVVLGNKIDLENRQVTTKRAQAWCYSKNNIPYFETSAKEAINVEQAFQTIARNALKQETEVELYNEFPEPIKLDKNDRVKASAESCSC, from the exons ATGACTTCTAGGAAGAAAGTGTTACTGAAAGTCATCATCCTTGGAGACTCCGG GGTGGGAAAGACATCGCTCATGAACCAGTATGTGAACAAGAAATTCAGTAACCAGTACAAGGCTACGATAGGTGCAGACTTCCTGACAAAAGAAGTCATGGTGGATGACAGGCTAGTGACAATGCAG ATATGGGATACAGCAGGACAAGAACGGTTTCAGTCTCTGGGAGTTGCCTTCTACAGGGGAGCAGACTGCTGTGTGCTGGTGTTCGATGTCACGGCCCCTAACACATTCAAAACCCTAGACAGCTGGAGGGATGAATTCCTCATTCAGGCCAGTCCAAGGGATCCTGAGAACTTTCCTTTTGTTGTGCTGGGAAACAAGATTGACCTAGAAAACAGACAA GTCACCACAAAACGGGCGCAAGCCTGGTGCTACAGTAAAAACAACATCCCCTACTTTGAAACCAGTGCCAAGGAGGCCATTAATGTGGAACAAGCTTTCCAGACGATTGCACGAAATGCACTTAAACAG GAAACCGAAGTGGAGCTTTACAATGAATTCCCCGAACCCATCAAACTAGACAAGAATGACCGAGTGAAGGCTTCTGcggagagctgcagctgctga
- the LOC118248225 gene encoding histone H1.10, translating into MSVELEEADLPLTEAEEVPIAAEKKAASKKAKSAGGGGGSSLSPSKKKKNNKKKNQPGKYSQLVVETIRKLGERNGSSLAKIYNEAKKVAWFDQQNGRTYLKYSIKALVQNDTLLQVKGTGANGSFKLNRKKLEGGGDGGAGSSAHKSHKKAAASATRRAEKKPAAKTKKPEKRSHKKGTSSAAAKKDKGKAKKAAKKGAASPGGKKVKKSAKPKALKSRKA; encoded by the coding sequence ATGTCGGTGGAGCTGGAAGAAGCCGATCTGCCCCTGACCGAGGCGGAGGAGGTGCCGATCGCGGCCGAGAAGAAGGCGGCCTCCAAGAAGGCGAAGAgcgccggcggcggcggcggctcctcgCTGTCGCCTtcgaagaagaaaaagaacaacaagaaGAAGAACCAGCCGGGCAAATACAGCCAGCTGGTGGTGGAGACGATCCGCAAGCTGGGCGAGCGCAATGGCTCCTCGCTGGCCAAGATCTACAACGAGGCCAAGAAGGTGGCCTGGTTCGACCAGCAGAACGGCAGGACCTACCTGAAGTACTCCATCAAGGCGCTGGTGCAGAACGACACGCTGCTCCAGGTCAAGGGCACCGGCGCCAACGGCTCCTTCAAGCTCAACAGGAAGAAGCTggagggcggcggggacgggggcGCGGGCAGCAGCGCCCACAAGTCCCACAAGAAGGCGGCGGCCTCCGCGACCCGGCGGGCGGAGAAGAAGCCCGCGGCCAAGACCAAGAAGCCCGAGAAGAGATCCCACAAGAAAGGAACCAGCAGCGCGGCGGCGAAGAAGGACAAAGGCAAAGCCAAGAAGGCCGCCAAGAAGGGAGCCGCGTCCCCGGGGGGCAAGAAGGTGAAGAAGTCCGCGAAGCCCAAGGCGCTGAAGAGCAGGAAGGCATGA
- the LOC118248204 gene encoding histone H2A type 2-B → MSGRGKSGGKARAKAKSRSSRAGLQFPVGRVHRLLRKGNYAERVGAGAPVYLAAVLEYLSAEILELAGNAARDNKKTRIIPRHLQLAIRNDEELNKLLGGVTIAQGGVLPNIQAVLLPKKTQSSKK, encoded by the coding sequence ATGTCGGGCCGCGGCAAGTCCGGCGGCAAGGCGCGGGCCAAGGCCAAGTCGCGCTCGTCGCGGGCCGGGCTGCAGTTCCCCGTGGGCCGCGTGCACCGGCTGCTGCGCAAGGGGAACTACGCGGAGCGGGTGGGCGCCGGGGCGCCGGTGTACCTGGCGGCCGTGCTGGAGTACCTCTCGGCCGAGATCCTGGAGCTGGCGGGCAACGCGGCCCGCGACAACAAGAAGACGCGCATCATCCCGCGGCACCTGCAGCTCGCCATCCGCAACGACGAGGAGCTCAACAAGCTGCTGGGCGGCGTGACCATCGCGCAGGGCGGCGTCCTGCCCAACATCCAGGCCGTGCTGCTGCCCAAGAAGACGCAGAGCTCCAAGAAGTGA
- the HMCES gene encoding abasic site processing protein HMCES — translation MCGRTACSLGADLLRRACAYRDRRGRRRQPEWVREERYRPSYNKGPQSSGPVLLSRKHLQQDADSSERVLMDMRWGLVPSWFKEDDPSKMQFKTSNCRSDTMLSKFSYKGPLLKGKRCVVVADGFYEWQQCSGGKQPYFIYFPQTKDDVAEGEDGDKEWKGWRLLTMAGIFDCWEPPAGGEALYTYTIITVDASKDLSFIHHRMPAILDGEEAIRKWLDFAEVPTQEAVKLIQPTENIVFHPVSTFVNSVRNDTPECLAPIELGAKKEVKATASSKVMLGWLKNSQEASPKKKENELPRWTSQFIPSPSPKKSSAGILQQWLGKEGEPAAKKRKA, via the exons GCACCGCCTGCTCGCTGGGCGCCGACCTCCTCCGCCGTGCCTGCGCCTACCGGGACCGGCGGGGCAGGCGGCGGCAGCCCGAGTGGGTGCGGGAGGAGCGGTACCGGCCCTCCTACAACAAGGGCCCGCAGTCCAGCGGCCCCGTCCTGCTGTCCCGCAAGCACCTCCAGCAG GATGCAGACTCCTCTGAGCGGGTCCTCATGGACATGCGGTGGGGCCTGGTTCCCTCCTGGTTCAAAGAGGACGACCCctccaaaatgcagtttaaaaccTCCAACTGCCGCAGCGACACCATGCTGAGCAAGTTCTCCTACAAG GGCCCTCTCCTCAAGGGCAAGCGCTGCGTGGTGGTGGCGGATGGCTTCTATGAGTGGCAGCAGTGCAGCGGGGGCAAGCAGCCCTACTTCATTTACTTCCCCCAGACCAAGGACGACGTG gctgaggGGGAAGATGGGGACAAGGAATGGAAGGGCTGGAGGCTGCTCACCATGGCTGGGATTTTCGACTGCTGGGAGCCGCCGGCGGGAGGAGAAGCGCTGTACACCTACACCATCATCACCGTGGACGCCTCAAAGGACCTGAGCTTCATCCACCACAG GATGCCGGCCATCCTGGACGGGGAAGAGGCCATCAGGAAATGGCTGGACTTCGCTGAAGTGCCCACCCAGGAGGCGGTTAAACTCATCCAGCCCACGGAGAACATCGTTTTCCACCCCGTGTCCACCTTTGTCAACAGTGTGCGCAATGACACACCCGAGTGCCTCGCGCCCATCGAGCTGGGAGCCAAGAAG GAGGTCAAAGCCACCGCGAGCAGCAAAGTGATGCTGGGCTGGTTAAAAAACTCCCAGGAGGCCTCCcccaagaagaaagaaaatgaattgccCAGGTGGACGAGCCAGTTCATCCCCAGCCCTTCGCCCAAGAAAAGCAGCGCGGGTAtcctgcagcagtggctggggaaggagggagagccGGCTGCAAAGAAACGCAAGGCTTAG